Proteins found in one Bombus terrestris chromosome 1, iyBomTerr1.2, whole genome shotgun sequence genomic segment:
- the LOC100642793 gene encoding H/ACA ribonucleoprotein complex subunit 3: MYLMYYLNENGDRVYTLKKMDPNGKPTLSAHPARFSPEDKYSRERITLKRRFGLLLTQQPLPTY; the protein is encoded by the exons ATGTATTTGATGTATTATCTAAATGAGAATGGAGATCGAGTGTATACATTGAAG aAAATGGATCCTAATGGAAAACCGACACTGTCGGCTCATCCAG ctCGATTTTCTCCTGAAGATAAATATTCAAGAGAAAGGATAACATTAAAACGAAGATTTGGCTTGTTGCTCACACAACAACCATTACcaacatattaa